Proteins encoded in a region of the Vicia villosa cultivar HV-30 ecotype Madison, WI linkage group LG5, Vvil1.0, whole genome shotgun sequence genome:
- the LOC131607406 gene encoding uncharacterized protein At1g66480-like, whose translation MGNVFGSKKSVKIMKIDGEMMKVKSPVKAGEVLKDHPGLVLLDSEAVKHYGVRAKAIEAHKELQPKRLYFLVELPKEIKPRRVRSGIVMSAKDRLDNLVLTRRSASDLSIMKQSKMDDGNDGGGGSGGGGGGGGGVRLKVRLPKAEVEKLMRECKDEAEAAEMIMRLYKANGSRENKISEVNEKIKTPRQKRVSFMPSNEGGIQVAVAS comes from the exons ATGGGAAATGTTTTTGGTTCAAAAAAGAGTGTAAAGATTATGAAAATAGATGGTGAAATGATGAAGGTGAAAAGTCCGGTAAAAGCTGGAGAAGTGCTTAAGGATCATCCAGGTCTTGTTTTGTTGGATTCTGAAGCGGTTAAGCATTATGGTGTGAGGGCAAAGGCTATTGAGGCACACAAAGAGTTGCAACCTAAGAGGCTTTATTTTCTTGTGGAGCTTCCTAAGGAAATAAAGCCGAGGAGGGTTCGATCTGGGATTGTTATGAGTGCGAAAGATCGGCTTGATAATTTGGTGCTTACGAGGAGATCGGCTTCTGATTTGTCGATTATGAAACAATCGAAAATGGATGATGGTAATGACGGTGGTGGTGgtagtggtggtggtggtggtggtggtggtggtgtgaGGTTGAAAGTTAGACTTCCTAAGGCTGAGGTTGAGAAGTTGATGAGAGAATGTAAAGATGAAGCTGAGGCTGCTGAGATGATTATGCGTTTGTATAAGGCTAATGGGAGTAGAGAAAACAAGATTAGTGAAGTTAATGAGAAGATTAAGACGCCGCGCCag AAAAGGGTGAGTTTTATGCCAAGCAACGAAGGAGGGATTCAAGTAGCTGTGGCTTCAtaa